TTTCTTAAATAATTCGCGGTAAAGCTCAAGTGCCTTTTCATGATTGCCGATCGATTCATAGCTTTGAGCTAATCTGAATTTATTCATGTCATCGATGTTCTGAGAATGTGCCGTTTCCCATTGACCGCAAAAGACAGTAACAAGAATTATGATTGAAAATATTTTTCTAACCAAGTTTCTCAAGTATTAACTCATTATTCCAAATGAATGCAATTACTCATTTCAGAACAAAATCTATCCGTGGTAATTGGTATAATCCGTGTCATTCGTGTTCTATTAATGCTAACAATTTTACCTTATTGAGCTTTAACTCACAATGCACAAATTTAATTCTTCTAAACTTATGCTTTAACTATTTTCGGCAACTATTTTAATAATAAATAGTTAGAAGAGCAAACAAATTCTGTTCTGTTTTTTTGAAATGCAAAATCGATTTCTTATTTTCGTTAAAATTTTTCAATATTTATGCGAATTTCAAAGTTATTCTTACCAACATTAAAAGAAGTTCCCACTGATGCGGTGATTCCAAGCCATATTTTAATGGTGCGTGCAGGAATGATTCGTGCTCTTGGCGCGGGAATTTATTCTTTTCTTCCGCTCGGATATAAGATGATAAAAAAAGTTTCAGACATTATACGCCGAGAAATGGATGCGATCGGTGGACAGGAATTTCATCTTCCAGCATTAAATCCAAAAGAGCTCTGGGAACAAACTGAAAGAGTTGAAGCTTTTGGCGATACGATGTTTCACGTAAAAAACCGGGATTATGTTCTGGCGCCAACGCACGAAGAAGTAATTGCGGAGATTGCTTCGAATAATGTGAAATCATACCGTGACCTGCCGCAGATTTGGTATCAGATACAGACGAAGTTTAGAAACGAACCGAGACCGCGCTCAGGCGTAATTCGCGGAAGACAATTTTTAATGAAAGATTCCTATTCTCTTGATGCAAACTACGATGGTTTAGATAAGAGCTACGAGTATCACGCCGAAGCGTATAGAAAAATATTTAACTCTTGCGGATTAAAATTTTTTGAAGTCGGTGCATCGAGCGGCGCAATGGGGGGAAGCGGTTCGCAGGAATTCATGGTAGAATCCGATGCCGGCGAGGACACATGTGCAATTTGCGATAATTGCAATTACGCTGCAAACGTTGAAGTTGCTTCTGCAAAGTCTGCCGAATTTCAAAGAGACAAGACTTCTGAAAAATTAAAAGAAATACATACACCGAATATTCGCTCGATCGATGAACTTTCGGAATTTTTGAAAATACCGACTGAACGTTGTGCAAAATCGAGAGTCTATATGCACAATGAAAAACCGATTTTGGTTTTAATGCTCGGCAACGACGAAGTGAATGAGTCAAAACTTCTCTCTGCACTTGGAGGTAAAGTCCGACCTGCTCATCCGGATGAATTGAAAGAAATCACCGGCGCTGATGCAGGCTCAATCGGACCGATTGAAACCAAACTTAGAGTTATTGCCGATGTAAAGCTTCGAAATGCAAATAACATGTACAGCGGCGCAAATAAGAACGATTATCACATCGGCGGAATTGATTTTGTGCGTGATATCCCTCAATGTAAATTCTTCGACTTGCATTATGTTGAAGCAGGAAATGAATGTTCAAACTGCGGTTCGACGCTGCGAGTAGTAAAAGCAATTGAGTTGGGACATATTTTTAAACTCGGAACTAAATATTCAGAAGCTCTCGGTGCAAAATATTTGGACGTTGACGGAAAGGAAAATCCAATTGTAATGGGAAGCTACGGAATCGGCGTTGAGCGAATTGTCGCATGCTTGATAGAACAAAATCACGATGCTAAAGGGATTATTTGGCCGCAGCAGATTGCTCCATTCAAAGCACATCTGCTCGGAGTTAATATGAAAAATGAAAGCGTACGGTCCACTGCCGATAAAATTTATTATGAGTTCAATGAGAGCGATATTGAAACTCTCTACGACGACCGTGATGATGTTTCGGCAGGATTCAAATTTAACGATGCAGATTTGCTCGGAATGCCGATTCAAGTAATTGTCGGCGAGAAGAATCTTGCCCACAATCGAGTTGAAATTAAGTACCGTGCAACCGGTGAAAAGCAGTTAGTTGAAGTCGGACAAGTTTTACGCACGATACAAAACATTTTAACATAATTAACAATGTAAAATGAAGAATGCACAATTAAAGTGCAGATTATGTAATCCGCTTTCTTATTTCTCAAATAAATGACAACAAAAAGAATCAATAAACATAATTAGGTAAAATTTTTATTTTTGATTTGTAGTTTTCCATTTTGCATTTTAACTTTTGCAATAATTTAGGAGGAAATATAAACAACCCAACGATCGCCGAAAAATCCCCAGCCATTTTGGAGCTTGAAGCCGGTACTTATTGGTGGTGTCAATACGGACTGTCAAAAAATCAGCCATTCTGCGACGGATCACACGGGACGACGTCTTTTACACCTCTGGAATTTACACTTGAAGAGAAGAAGAAAGTCGCTTTGTGCCGATGCAAACAAACGAACAAAGCTCCCTACTGTGACGGGACACATAAAAATCTTTAACCGAAAGCTCGCCCAATAGGGATTTTATTTCTGTGAATTCCCGGTTGAAAGTTAACCACAGAATTTTTATTAATTATCCTTATCTTTGAAGTGTAAATTTAATTTTTAACCATTGGGAATAAATGAACAGCAGATTATATAAGCTTCAGAAATTAGGACAAAGTATCTGGCTCGATAATATCAGCCGCGGAATGATAAAAACCGGTGAATTGCAAAGATTGATTGAGCAAGGTGTCACTGGTGTAACATCAAATCCATCGATTTTTGAAAAAGCAATTCTCAACAGCAATGATTACGATGAATCGATTTCAGAACTATTAAAAAGGGGACTAAATCCTGATCAATTAATTGAAGAATTGATGATCGATGATATTCAAAGAGCTTGTGATCTTTTCACACCAGTTTTCGAGAGATCGAATGGGAACAATGGATTTGTGAGCATTGAAGTTGATCCGCGGCTTGCAAATAAAACTCAGGAAACAATTGACGCAGCAAATCGAATCTGGGGAAAAGTCAATCGGCCGAATGTTATGATAAAGATCCCGGCAACAAAAGAGGGATTGCCTGCAATAGAAGAATCAATCGCAAACGGATTGAACATAAACGTAACGCTGATTTTTTCTATTGAGCGCTACAAAGAAGTCGCCAATGCATACATAAATGGATTAAGAAAAAGAAGCGAGAAGAACTTAGATTTATCTAACATAAATTCAGTCGCGAGTGTATTCGTGAGCAGAATTGATACTATAGTCGATAATGAAATTGTTAAGATGATAAACTCCGGTAAACCCGAACTGACAAACCTCTTAGGAAAAACTGCTGTACACAACACACGTTTGCTATATCAATCATTCAAAGAGATTTTCGCCGATTCAGATTTTATCAGTTTGAAAAAGACGGGAGCAAAACTCCAACAGCCGCTCTGGGCAAGTACAAGCACGAAGAATCCGACTTACAATCCGCTTCTTTACGTGGATGAGTTATTCGCGAAAAATACTGTCAACACGCTTCCGCCTGTAACTCTTGAAATGATGTTTGAAAGAAGCCAGATCGATTT
The genomic region above belongs to Ignavibacteria bacterium and contains:
- a CDS encoding proline--tRNA ligase — its product is MRISKLFLPTLKEVPTDAVIPSHILMVRAGMIRALGAGIYSFLPLGYKMIKKVSDIIRREMDAIGGQEFHLPALNPKELWEQTERVEAFGDTMFHVKNRDYVLAPTHEEVIAEIASNNVKSYRDLPQIWYQIQTKFRNEPRPRSGVIRGRQFLMKDSYSLDANYDGLDKSYEYHAEAYRKIFNSCGLKFFEVGASSGAMGGSGSQEFMVESDAGEDTCAICDNCNYAANVEVASAKSAEFQRDKTSEKLKEIHTPNIRSIDELSEFLKIPTERCAKSRVYMHNEKPILVLMLGNDEVNESKLLSALGGKVRPAHPDELKEITGADAGSIGPIETKLRVIADVKLRNANNMYSGANKNDYHIGGIDFVRDIPQCKFFDLHYVEAGNECSNCGSTLRVVKAIELGHIFKLGTKYSEALGAKYLDVDGKENPIVMGSYGIGVERIVACLIEQNHDAKGIIWPQQIAPFKAHLLGVNMKNESVRSTADKIYYEFNESDIETLYDDRDDVSAGFKFNDADLLGMPIQVIVGEKNLAHNRVEIKYRATGEKQLVEVGQVLRTIQNILT
- a CDS encoding CDGSH iron-sulfur domain-containing protein; protein product: MNNPTIAEKSPAILELEAGTYWWCQYGLSKNQPFCDGSHGTTSFTPLEFTLEEKKKVALCRCKQTNKAPYCDGTHKNL
- the tal gene encoding transaldolase; the encoded protein is MNSRLYKLQKLGQSIWLDNISRGMIKTGELQRLIEQGVTGVTSNPSIFEKAILNSNDYDESISELLKRGLNPDQLIEELMIDDIQRACDLFTPVFERSNGNNGFVSIEVDPRLANKTQETIDAANRIWGKVNRPNVMIKIPATKEGLPAIEESIANGLNINVTLIFSIERYKEVANAYINGLRKRSEKNLDLSNINSVASVFVSRIDTIVDNEIVKMINSGKPELTNLLGKTAVHNTRLLYQSFKEIFADSDFISLKKTGAKLQQPLWASTSTKNPTYNPLLYVDELFAKNTVNTLPPVTLEMMFERSQIDLGIENDLDKAKQDINLLQLHNINLDKLLTHLEIDGVKAFADSYNNLRESLVKKIELVKAAS